The following are from one region of the Prionailurus bengalensis isolate Pbe53 chromosome A2, Fcat_Pben_1.1_paternal_pri, whole genome shotgun sequence genome:
- the IFRD1 gene encoding interferon-related developmental regulator 1 isoform X2, whose translation MPKNKKRNTPHRGGSGGSGSGAAAATAATAGGQHRNVQPFSDEDASIETMSHCSGYSDPSSFAEDGPEVLDEEGTQEDLEYKLKGFIDLTLDKSAKTRQAALEGIKNALASKMLYEFILERRMTLTDSIERCLKKGKSDEQRAAAALASVLCIQLGPGIESEEVLKTLGPILKKIICDGTASIQARQTCATCFGVCCFIATDDITELYSTLECLENVFTKSYLKEKDTNVICSTPNTVLHISSLLAWTLLLTICPISEVKKKLEMHFHKLPSLLSSDDVNMRIAAGESLALMFELARGMESDFFYEDMESLTQMLRALATDGNKHRAKVDKRKQRSVFRDILRAVEERDFPTETVKFGPERMYIDCWVKKHTYDTFKEVLGSGMQYHLQVSVSDLFSVCLFLN comes from the exons ATGCCGAAGAATAAGAAGCGGAATACTCCCCACCGCGGTGGCAGTGGTGGCAGCGGCTCAGGGGCAGCTGCAGCGACGGCGGCGACAGCAG GTGGCCAGCATCGAAATGTTCAACCTTTTAGTGATGAGGATGCATCGATTGAAACAATGAGCCATTGCAGTGGTTACAGCGATCCTTCCAGCTTTGCTGAAGATG GACCAGAAGTCCTTGATGAGGAAGGAACTCAAGAAGACTTAGAGTACAAATTGAAGGGATTCATTGACCTGACCCTGGATAAGAG tgcGAAGACCAGGCAGGCAGCTCTTGAAGGTATTAAAAATGCACTGGCTTCAAAAATGCTTTATGAATTTATTCTGGAAAGAAGAATGACTTTGACTGACAGCATTGAACGCTGCCTGAAAAAAG GTAAGAGTGATGAGCAGCGTGCGGCTGCAGCACTAGCATCTGTTCTGTGTATTCAGTTGGGCCCTGGGATTGAAAGTGAAGAAGTTTTGAAAACTCTTGGACCAatcctaaagaaaataatttgtgatgGAACAGCTAGTATCCAGGCTAGGCAAACT tgtgcaACTTGCTTTGGTGTTTGCTGTTTTATTGCTACAGATGACATTACT GAGCTGTATTCAACTCTGGAATGTTTGGAAAATGTCTTCACCAAGTCCTACCTCAAAGAGAAAGACACTAATGTTATTTGCAGCACCCCTAATACAGTGCTTCACATCAGCTCGCTTCTCGCATGGACATTATTATTGACCATATGCCCGATCAGTGAAGTGAAGAAAAAGCTTGAGAT GCATTTCCATAAACTTCCAAGCCTCCTGTCTTCTGATGATGTAAACATGAGAATAGCTGCTGGTGAATCTTTGGCACTTATGTTTGAATTGGCCAGAGGGATGGAGAGT GACTTTTTTTATGAAGACATGGAGTCTTTGACTCAGATGCTTAGGGCTTTGGCTACAGATGGAAACAAGCACCGTGCCAAAGTGGACAAGAGAAAGCAGCGGTCCGTGTTCAGAGACATCCTGAGGGCAGTGGAG GAACGGGATTTTCCAACAGAAACTGTTAAATTTGGTCCTGAACGTATGTATATTGATTGCTGGGTCAAAAAACATACCTATGACACCTTTAAGGAAGTTCTTGGTTCAGGAATGCAGTACCATTTGCAGGTGAGTGTGAGTGAcctcttttctgtatgtttgtttttaa attag
- the IFRD1 gene encoding interferon-related developmental regulator 1 isoform X3 → MSHCSGYSDPSSFAEDGPEVLDEEGTQEDLEYKLKGFIDLTLDKSAKTRQAALEGIKNALASKMLYEFILERRMTLTDSIERCLKKGKSDEQRAAAALASVLCIQLGPGIESEEVLKTLGPILKKIICDGTASIQARQTCATCFGVCCFIATDDITELYSTLECLENVFTKSYLKEKDTNVICSTPNTVLHISSLLAWTLLLTICPISEVKKKLEMHFHKLPSLLSSDDVNMRIAAGESLALMFELARGMESDFFYEDMESLTQMLRALATDGNKHRAKVDKRKQRSVFRDILRAVEERDFPTETVKFGPERMYIDCWVKKHTYDTFKEVLGSGMQYHLQSNEFLRNVFELGPPVMLDAATLKTMKISRFERHLYNSAAFKARTKARSKCRDKRADVGEFF, encoded by the exons ATGAGCCATTGCAGTGGTTACAGCGATCCTTCCAGCTTTGCTGAAGATG GACCAGAAGTCCTTGATGAGGAAGGAACTCAAGAAGACTTAGAGTACAAATTGAAGGGATTCATTGACCTGACCCTGGATAAGAG tgcGAAGACCAGGCAGGCAGCTCTTGAAGGTATTAAAAATGCACTGGCTTCAAAAATGCTTTATGAATTTATTCTGGAAAGAAGAATGACTTTGACTGACAGCATTGAACGCTGCCTGAAAAAAG GTAAGAGTGATGAGCAGCGTGCGGCTGCAGCACTAGCATCTGTTCTGTGTATTCAGTTGGGCCCTGGGATTGAAAGTGAAGAAGTTTTGAAAACTCTTGGACCAatcctaaagaaaataatttgtgatgGAACAGCTAGTATCCAGGCTAGGCAAACT tgtgcaACTTGCTTTGGTGTTTGCTGTTTTATTGCTACAGATGACATTACT GAGCTGTATTCAACTCTGGAATGTTTGGAAAATGTCTTCACCAAGTCCTACCTCAAAGAGAAAGACACTAATGTTATTTGCAGCACCCCTAATACAGTGCTTCACATCAGCTCGCTTCTCGCATGGACATTATTATTGACCATATGCCCGATCAGTGAAGTGAAGAAAAAGCTTGAGAT GCATTTCCATAAACTTCCAAGCCTCCTGTCTTCTGATGATGTAAACATGAGAATAGCTGCTGGTGAATCTTTGGCACTTATGTTTGAATTGGCCAGAGGGATGGAGAGT GACTTTTTTTATGAAGACATGGAGTCTTTGACTCAGATGCTTAGGGCTTTGGCTACAGATGGAAACAAGCACCGTGCCAAAGTGGACAAGAGAAAGCAGCGGTCCGTGTTCAGAGACATCCTGAGGGCAGTGGAG GAACGGGATTTTCCAACAGAAACTGTTAAATTTGGTCCTGAACGTATGTATATTGATTGCTGGGTCAAAAAACATACCTATGACACCTTTAAGGAAGTTCTTGGTTCAGGAATGCAGTACCATTTGCAG TCAAATGAATTCCTTCGTAATGTATTTGAACTTGGACCCCCAGTGATGCTTGATGCTGCAACACTTAAAACCATGAAGATTTCACGTTTTGAAAgg CATCTGTATAATTCTGCAGCCTTCAAAGCTCGAACAAAAGCTCGAAGCAAATGTCGAGATAAGAGAGCAGATGTTGGAGAATTCTTCTAG
- the IFRD1 gene encoding interferon-related developmental regulator 1 isoform X1: MPKNKKRNTPHRGGSGGSGSGAAAATAATAGGQHRNVQPFSDEDASIETMSHCSGYSDPSSFAEDGPEVLDEEGTQEDLEYKLKGFIDLTLDKSAKTRQAALEGIKNALASKMLYEFILERRMTLTDSIERCLKKGKSDEQRAAAALASVLCIQLGPGIESEEVLKTLGPILKKIICDGTASIQARQTCATCFGVCCFIATDDITELYSTLECLENVFTKSYLKEKDTNVICSTPNTVLHISSLLAWTLLLTICPISEVKKKLEMHFHKLPSLLSSDDVNMRIAAGESLALMFELARGMESDFFYEDMESLTQMLRALATDGNKHRAKVDKRKQRSVFRDILRAVEERDFPTETVKFGPERMYIDCWVKKHTYDTFKEVLGSGMQYHLQSNEFLRNVFELGPPVMLDAATLKTMKISRFERHLYNSAAFKARTKARSKCRDKRADVGEFF; this comes from the exons ATGCCGAAGAATAAGAAGCGGAATACTCCCCACCGCGGTGGCAGTGGTGGCAGCGGCTCAGGGGCAGCTGCAGCGACGGCGGCGACAGCAG GTGGCCAGCATCGAAATGTTCAACCTTTTAGTGATGAGGATGCATCGATTGAAACAATGAGCCATTGCAGTGGTTACAGCGATCCTTCCAGCTTTGCTGAAGATG GACCAGAAGTCCTTGATGAGGAAGGAACTCAAGAAGACTTAGAGTACAAATTGAAGGGATTCATTGACCTGACCCTGGATAAGAG tgcGAAGACCAGGCAGGCAGCTCTTGAAGGTATTAAAAATGCACTGGCTTCAAAAATGCTTTATGAATTTATTCTGGAAAGAAGAATGACTTTGACTGACAGCATTGAACGCTGCCTGAAAAAAG GTAAGAGTGATGAGCAGCGTGCGGCTGCAGCACTAGCATCTGTTCTGTGTATTCAGTTGGGCCCTGGGATTGAAAGTGAAGAAGTTTTGAAAACTCTTGGACCAatcctaaagaaaataatttgtgatgGAACAGCTAGTATCCAGGCTAGGCAAACT tgtgcaACTTGCTTTGGTGTTTGCTGTTTTATTGCTACAGATGACATTACT GAGCTGTATTCAACTCTGGAATGTTTGGAAAATGTCTTCACCAAGTCCTACCTCAAAGAGAAAGACACTAATGTTATTTGCAGCACCCCTAATACAGTGCTTCACATCAGCTCGCTTCTCGCATGGACATTATTATTGACCATATGCCCGATCAGTGAAGTGAAGAAAAAGCTTGAGAT GCATTTCCATAAACTTCCAAGCCTCCTGTCTTCTGATGATGTAAACATGAGAATAGCTGCTGGTGAATCTTTGGCACTTATGTTTGAATTGGCCAGAGGGATGGAGAGT GACTTTTTTTATGAAGACATGGAGTCTTTGACTCAGATGCTTAGGGCTTTGGCTACAGATGGAAACAAGCACCGTGCCAAAGTGGACAAGAGAAAGCAGCGGTCCGTGTTCAGAGACATCCTGAGGGCAGTGGAG GAACGGGATTTTCCAACAGAAACTGTTAAATTTGGTCCTGAACGTATGTATATTGATTGCTGGGTCAAAAAACATACCTATGACACCTTTAAGGAAGTTCTTGGTTCAGGAATGCAGTACCATTTGCAG TCAAATGAATTCCTTCGTAATGTATTTGAACTTGGACCCCCAGTGATGCTTGATGCTGCAACACTTAAAACCATGAAGATTTCACGTTTTGAAAgg CATCTGTATAATTCTGCAGCCTTCAAAGCTCGAACAAAAGCTCGAAGCAAATGTCGAGATAAGAGAGCAGATGTTGGAGAATTCTTCTAG